One stretch of Clavibacter michiganensis DNA includes these proteins:
- a CDS encoding DUF3073 domain-containing protein, with protein sequence MGRGRQKAKHTKIARELKSFSPNVDYTQLERELTTHGAVDEQYAAEAAKWDEYADEPDAYVPGDEQKRA encoded by the coding sequence ATGGGGCGCGGCCGTCAAAAAGCTAAGCACACCAAGATCGCGCGAGAGCTGAAGTCGTTCAGTCCCAATGTGGACTACACGCAGCTGGAGCGCGAGCTGACCACCCACGGGGCGGTCGACGAGCAGTACGCGGCCGAGGCCGCCAAGTGGGACGAGTACGCGGACGAGCCGGACGCCTACGTCCCGGGCGACGAGCAGAAGCGCGCCTGA
- the yczR gene encoding MocR-like transcription factor YczR — protein MALAGSAPSAVLGPSTLTALLGEWARPGAPAYQALADGIRHLVLDGRVPVGARLPAERELAAALGLSRTTVAAAYAALRGTGHLASRRGSGSVTRIPRSAPRAEGDGREVADMSRAAVPAAPALADAATRAAARLPAHLEGHGYDVDGLPELREAIAARYRARGLPTEVDDVMVTVGAQHAIGLLASVLVHRGDRALVEQPSYPHAIQALRDAGARLVGAGVGADGWDEDVLEQTIRRTRPALAYLMPDFHNPTGRTMPEDQRARIVALAEAHGVTVIADETTAELDIDRATAHPPLAVHGSPGAVVLVGSVGKTVWGGLRVGWIRAGRPLLRELARARSARDLGTPVLEQLVVAEVLGGMDGILAERRARLLETRDHVEAELARRFPGWEVPHVDGGLAVWVGIGAPVSTELALAARSRGLAITGGSRFGHDGAFERFLRIPITAPPAATDRALDILEEAWRGLAPSVGRLDLGGEHDVVDRSVLV, from the coding sequence ATGGCCCTCGCTGGATCCGCTCCCTCCGCCGTCCTCGGCCCGTCCACCCTCACGGCGCTGCTGGGGGAGTGGGCACGGCCCGGTGCCCCGGCCTACCAGGCGCTCGCCGACGGGATCCGGCACCTGGTGCTCGACGGGCGCGTGCCCGTGGGAGCGCGCCTCCCCGCCGAGCGGGAGCTCGCGGCCGCGCTCGGCCTCAGCCGCACCACGGTCGCGGCGGCCTACGCGGCGCTGCGCGGGACCGGTCACCTCGCGAGCCGCCGCGGCTCGGGCAGCGTGACGAGGATCCCCCGGAGCGCGCCCCGCGCCGAGGGCGACGGCCGCGAGGTGGCGGACATGAGCCGCGCCGCCGTGCCCGCGGCACCCGCGCTCGCCGACGCCGCGACGCGCGCCGCCGCCCGGCTGCCCGCGCACCTCGAGGGGCACGGCTACGACGTCGACGGGCTGCCGGAGCTGCGCGAGGCGATCGCGGCCCGCTACCGCGCGCGCGGCTTGCCGACCGAGGTCGACGACGTCATGGTGACGGTCGGCGCGCAGCACGCGATCGGCCTGCTCGCCTCCGTCCTCGTGCACCGCGGCGACCGCGCGCTCGTCGAGCAGCCGAGCTACCCGCACGCGATCCAGGCGCTGCGCGACGCGGGCGCCCGGCTCGTCGGGGCGGGCGTCGGCGCCGACGGCTGGGACGAGGACGTGCTCGAGCAGACGATCCGCCGCACCCGGCCCGCGCTCGCGTACCTCATGCCGGACTTCCACAACCCGACGGGCCGCACGATGCCCGAGGACCAGCGCGCGCGGATCGTGGCGCTCGCCGAGGCGCACGGCGTGACCGTGATCGCGGACGAGACGACGGCCGAGCTCGACATCGACCGGGCGACCGCCCATCCGCCGCTCGCCGTGCACGGGTCGCCGGGCGCGGTCGTGCTCGTCGGGTCGGTGGGCAAGACGGTGTGGGGCGGGCTCCGCGTCGGCTGGATCCGCGCCGGCCGGCCGCTCCTCCGCGAGCTCGCCCGCGCGCGCTCGGCCCGCGACCTCGGCACGCCCGTGCTCGAGCAGCTCGTGGTGGCCGAGGTGCTGGGCGGGATGGACGGGATCCTCGCGGAGCGCCGCGCCCGCCTGCTCGAGACGCGCGACCACGTCGAGGCCGAGCTCGCGCGTCGGTTCCCCGGGTGGGAGGTCCCGCACGTCGACGGCGGGCTCGCGGTGTGGGTCGGGATCGGCGCGCCCGTGAGCACGGAGCTCGCGCTGGCCGCCCGCTCGCGCGGGCTGGCGATCACGGGCGGGAGCAGGTTCGGGCACGACGGCGCGTTCGAGCGGTTCCTCCGGATCCCCATCACGGCGCCGCCCGCCGCGACCGACCGCGCGCTGGACATCCTCGAGGAGGCCTGGCGCGGTCTCGCGCCCTCCGTCGGCCGGCTCGACCTCGGCGGGGAGCACGACGTGGTGGACCGGTCGGTCCTGGTCTGA
- a CDS encoding trypsin-like serine peptidase has translation MRIHPRSTTTSTPAAPAASRPRSRRRTTTGVALALAGGLASSAFLAAPIAASAEDASVVVAPASAAAAATAHWTPERRAAALAASPAVAASVSTSAATASPESVSDAAGAAVPHPDQPFVGVLFSVDGGRDRACTASVVDTPDGDVIATAAHCLVDRRSGSATTLATFIPGAQGATAPHGIWPVRVAAVSSAWTTSGRPSDDAGFARVSGPAGEVLAASVGAAEPVFGTTLVPATGQAPSLAILGYPAAGSATAALEACEGRPQHDAGGQTSLPCTLGKGAAGSPVLTFTGEQRAVVARPSAGRGVLLATWGADAERALTSLHGR, from the coding sequence ATGCGCATCCATCCGCGATCCACCACCACCTCGACCCCGGCGGCCCCGGCCGCCTCCCGCCCCCGATCCCGACGGAGGACGACCACCGGCGTCGCGCTGGCGCTCGCCGGCGGCCTCGCCTCGTCGGCGTTCCTCGCGGCGCCCATCGCGGCGTCGGCCGAGGACGCGTCCGTCGTCGTCGCCCCCGCGTCGGCGGCGGCCGCCGCCACCGCGCACTGGACGCCCGAGCGCCGCGCCGCGGCCCTCGCCGCCTCGCCCGCGGTCGCCGCGTCCGTGTCGACCTCCGCCGCGACGGCCTCCCCGGAGTCCGTCTCCGACGCCGCCGGCGCCGCCGTGCCGCACCCGGACCAGCCGTTCGTCGGGGTCCTCTTCTCCGTCGACGGCGGACGCGACCGCGCCTGCACCGCGAGCGTCGTCGACACACCCGACGGCGACGTCATCGCGACCGCCGCCCACTGCCTGGTCGACCGGCGCAGCGGCAGCGCGACCACCCTGGCCACGTTCATCCCCGGAGCCCAGGGCGCCACGGCGCCCCACGGCATCTGGCCGGTGCGCGTCGCGGCCGTCTCCTCCGCGTGGACCACGAGCGGCCGTCCCTCGGACGACGCCGGGTTCGCCCGCGTGAGCGGCCCCGCGGGCGAGGTGCTCGCGGCGTCGGTGGGCGCGGCCGAGCCCGTCTTCGGGACGACCCTCGTGCCGGCGACCGGTCAGGCGCCGAGCCTCGCGATCCTCGGCTACCCGGCCGCCGGATCCGCGACGGCCGCGCTCGAGGCGTGCGAGGGCCGCCCGCAGCACGACGCCGGCGGCCAGACCTCCCTGCCGTGCACGCTGGGGAAGGGCGCTGCCGGATCCCCGGTGCTGACGTTCACCGGCGAGCAGCGCGCCGTCGTCGCGCGTCCCTCCGCGGGGCGCGGCGTGCTCCTCGCCACGTGGGGCGCCGACGCCGAGCGGGCGCTGACCTCGCTGCACGGGCGATAG
- the purM gene encoding phosphoribosylformylglycinamidine cyclo-ligase: MTTKSSYAEAGVDTEAGDLAVQLMKEAVSRTHGPEVIGGFGGFAGLFDASALTRFRHPLLATSTDGVGTKVAIAQAIDKHDTIGQDLVGMVVDDIVVVGARPLFMTDYIACGKVVPARIADIVAGIARACSDTGTALVGGETAEHPGLLGPDDYDVAGAAVGAVEADAVLGSERVRDGDVVLALASSGLHSNGFSLVRHILATAGIGFGDTSAELGGVVGEVLLEPTRLYTTPLLDVLAQPGLGAGVHSISHVTGGGIAANLARVLPRGSFSELERSTWSPPAVFRALAGIAGSTLESAEGTWNLGIGMIAVVDAAAADGIAHALTAAGIPTWEAGRVTIGDAPAGAGFEQGAKGVDGGAVRLTGRYRD; encoded by the coding sequence GTGACCACCAAGAGCTCGTATGCAGAGGCCGGCGTCGACACGGAGGCCGGCGATCTCGCGGTCCAGCTGATGAAGGAGGCCGTCTCCCGCACGCACGGCCCCGAGGTCATCGGCGGATTCGGCGGATTCGCGGGGCTGTTCGACGCGAGCGCCCTCACCCGCTTCCGCCACCCGCTCCTCGCGACGTCCACCGACGGCGTCGGCACCAAGGTCGCCATCGCGCAGGCCATCGACAAGCACGACACCATCGGCCAGGACCTCGTGGGCATGGTCGTCGACGACATCGTCGTGGTCGGCGCGCGCCCCCTCTTCATGACCGACTACATCGCCTGCGGCAAGGTCGTGCCCGCGCGCATCGCCGACATCGTCGCCGGCATCGCGCGCGCCTGCTCCGACACCGGCACCGCCCTCGTCGGCGGCGAGACGGCCGAGCACCCCGGGCTCCTCGGGCCGGACGACTACGACGTGGCCGGCGCCGCGGTCGGCGCGGTCGAGGCCGACGCGGTGCTCGGATCGGAGCGCGTCCGCGACGGCGACGTCGTGCTGGCGCTCGCCTCCAGCGGCCTTCACAGCAACGGCTTCTCGCTCGTGCGCCACATCCTCGCCACCGCCGGCATCGGCTTCGGCGACACCTCGGCCGAGCTCGGCGGCGTGGTCGGCGAGGTGCTCCTCGAGCCGACGCGCCTCTACACGACGCCGCTCCTCGACGTGCTCGCGCAGCCGGGGCTCGGGGCCGGCGTGCACTCCATCAGCCACGTCACGGGCGGCGGGATCGCGGCCAACCTCGCGCGCGTGCTGCCCCGCGGGTCCTTCAGCGAGCTCGAGCGATCCACCTGGTCACCGCCCGCGGTCTTCCGCGCGCTCGCCGGCATCGCGGGCTCGACGCTCGAGAGCGCCGAGGGCACCTGGAACCTCGGCATCGGGATGATCGCCGTGGTCGACGCCGCGGCCGCCGACGGCATCGCGCACGCGCTCACCGCCGCGGGCATCCCGACGTGGGAGGCCGGCCGCGTGACGATCGGCGACGCGCCCGCGGGCGCCGGCTTCGAGCAGGGCGCCAAGGGCGTCGACGGCGGGGCCGTGCGCCTCACCGGTCGCTACCGCGACTGA
- the yczE gene encoding membrane protein YczE codes for MLRRSVQFAIGIFLYGFAIGMMLQATIGVSPWDVLSQGLGLKTGIPFGVATNIIGALVLLLWIPIRQRPGWGTVLNVLFVGYSAQVALAVVPAVDSLWIRVPLFAAGLVLLGFATGLYIGAHFGPGPRDGLMTGIHRRTGWPVWRVRVGIELVVLAIGWALGGDVGVGTLAFALLIGPIVQRTLPLFDLPVPARAPRRRTRGAAPDDPAGTLPTGPVATVG; via the coding sequence ATGCTCCGTCGCTCAGTCCAGTTCGCCATCGGCATCTTCCTCTACGGCTTCGCCATCGGCATGATGCTCCAGGCCACCATCGGCGTCTCCCCCTGGGACGTCCTCAGCCAGGGCCTCGGGCTGAAGACCGGCATCCCCTTCGGCGTCGCCACCAACATCATCGGCGCGCTCGTGCTGCTGCTCTGGATCCCCATCCGCCAGCGTCCCGGCTGGGGCACCGTGCTCAACGTCCTCTTCGTCGGCTACAGCGCGCAGGTCGCGCTCGCCGTCGTCCCGGCGGTCGACAGCCTGTGGATCCGCGTCCCGCTCTTCGCCGCCGGCCTCGTCCTCCTCGGGTTCGCGACGGGCCTCTACATCGGCGCGCACTTCGGCCCGGGCCCGCGGGACGGCCTCATGACCGGGATCCACCGCCGCACGGGCTGGCCGGTGTGGCGCGTGCGCGTCGGCATCGAGCTGGTGGTGCTCGCGATCGGCTGGGCGCTCGGCGGGGACGTGGGGGTCGGCACGCTCGCGTTCGCGCTGCTGATCGGCCCCATCGTGCAGCGCACCCTCCCCCTGTTCGACCTGCCCGTGCCCGCCCGCGCACCCCGCCGCCGCACGCGCGGCGCCGCCCCGGACGACCCGGCGGGCACCCTGCCGACGGGCCCGGTCGCGACGGTCGGGTAG
- the glgX gene encoding glycogen debranching protein GlgX, with product MTIDLPPISRSYISRPYPLGATVVARDGGLPSGLNVAVYSETAEAVEVCVFDDDGTESRTRLSERTGHVFHGLVEGAGIGTRYGLRVHGEWDPSRGLRHNPAKLLLDPYAIAIEGHPTWGEDVFAHTFDDPNAINDADSAASMPRSVVADRRFDWEDDEAPRTPLDETVVYEVHVKGFTQQMESVPEEIRGTYKGLAHPSAIEYLTDLGVTSVELLPVHHFMQDSHLEEKGLRNYWGYNSIGFLAPYSDYSSAGDGGAQVAEFKEMVKALHAAGLEVILDVVYNHTAEGNHMGPSLSLKGIDNASYYRLVEGDEASYFDTTGTGNSLNVGHPAALALIMDSLRYWVEEMHVDGFRFDLATTLTRQDGDAEIHSAFLTLIHQDPVLAPVKMIAEPWDTAGYQVGGFPADWSEWNGKFRDDVRDFWHSGQNVLGALAQRITGSPDVYESGRRSPLCSVNFITAHDGFTLADLTSYDEKHNEANGEDNNDGESDNRSSNAGVEGPTDDPEVNAIRDRQRRNMLGTLLLSSGVPMVLGGDEIARTQGGNNNAYCQDDEISWFDWANADRELQDFTRKLIRLRRGNRALRPIGFRGDDVEGAEEAVRFIRADGATLEPQDWEDPNAFSIGVIMKGKDSDAFFVAFNAAEGPVEFQLPSGIGVSWHLAISSDSEQNVTEDATSILVRDRSFTVLRAARS from the coding sequence GTGACCATCGACCTCCCTCCCATCAGCCGCTCCTACATCAGCCGTCCGTACCCGCTCGGCGCGACCGTCGTCGCGCGCGACGGCGGGCTGCCCAGCGGCCTCAACGTCGCCGTGTACTCCGAGACCGCCGAGGCGGTGGAGGTGTGCGTCTTCGACGACGACGGCACCGAGAGCCGCACGCGCCTCTCCGAGCGCACCGGCCACGTGTTCCACGGCCTCGTCGAGGGCGCCGGCATCGGCACCCGCTACGGCCTCCGCGTCCACGGCGAGTGGGATCCGTCCCGCGGCCTCCGCCACAACCCGGCCAAGCTCCTGCTCGACCCCTACGCCATCGCGATCGAGGGCCACCCCACCTGGGGCGAGGACGTCTTCGCGCACACCTTCGACGACCCGAACGCCATCAACGACGCCGACTCCGCCGCCTCCATGCCCCGCTCCGTCGTGGCCGACCGCCGCTTCGACTGGGAGGACGACGAGGCCCCGCGCACGCCCCTCGACGAGACCGTCGTCTACGAGGTGCACGTGAAGGGCTTCACGCAGCAGATGGAGTCGGTGCCCGAGGAGATCCGCGGCACCTACAAGGGCCTCGCGCACCCCAGCGCCATCGAGTACCTCACCGACCTCGGCGTCACGAGCGTCGAGCTCCTGCCGGTGCACCACTTCATGCAGGACTCGCACCTCGAGGAGAAGGGCCTCCGCAACTACTGGGGCTACAACTCCATCGGCTTCCTCGCGCCCTACTCGGACTACAGCTCCGCGGGCGACGGCGGAGCGCAGGTCGCCGAGTTCAAGGAGATGGTGAAGGCGCTGCACGCGGCCGGCCTCGAGGTCATCCTCGACGTGGTCTACAACCACACCGCCGAGGGCAACCACATGGGCCCGTCGCTGTCGCTCAAGGGCATCGACAACGCCTCCTACTACCGGCTCGTGGAGGGCGATGAGGCGTCGTACTTCGACACCACCGGCACCGGCAACAGCTTGAACGTCGGCCACCCGGCGGCGCTCGCGCTGATCATGGACTCGCTCCGCTACTGGGTCGAGGAGATGCACGTCGACGGCTTCCGCTTCGACCTCGCTACGACGCTCACGCGCCAGGACGGCGACGCCGAGATCCACAGCGCGTTCCTCACCCTCATCCACCAGGACCCGGTGCTCGCGCCCGTGAAGATGATCGCCGAGCCGTGGGACACCGCCGGCTACCAGGTCGGCGGCTTCCCCGCGGACTGGTCGGAGTGGAACGGGAAGTTCCGCGACGACGTGCGCGACTTCTGGCACAGCGGGCAGAACGTGCTCGGCGCGCTGGCCCAGCGGATCACCGGCAGCCCGGACGTGTACGAGTCCGGCCGCCGCTCGCCGCTGTGCAGCGTGAACTTCATCACGGCGCACGACGGCTTCACGCTCGCCGACCTCACCTCCTACGACGAGAAGCACAACGAGGCCAACGGCGAGGACAACAACGACGGCGAGAGCGACAACCGCTCCTCCAACGCCGGCGTCGAGGGGCCGACGGACGACCCCGAGGTCAACGCGATCCGCGACCGCCAGCGCCGCAACATGCTCGGCACGCTGTTGCTCTCGTCGGGCGTGCCGATGGTGCTCGGCGGCGACGAGATCGCGCGCACGCAGGGCGGCAACAACAACGCGTACTGCCAGGACGACGAGATCTCGTGGTTCGACTGGGCGAACGCGGACCGCGAGCTGCAGGACTTCACGCGCAAGCTCATCCGCCTGCGCCGCGGCAACCGCGCGCTGCGTCCCATCGGGTTCCGCGGCGACGACGTCGAGGGCGCCGAGGAGGCCGTGCGCTTCATCCGGGCCGATGGCGCGACGCTCGAGCCGCAGGATTGGGAGGACCCGAACGCCTTCAGCATCGGCGTGATCATGAAGGGCAAGGACAGCGACGCGTTCTTCGTCGCGTTCAACGCCGCCGAGGGGCCGGTGGAGTTCCAGCTGCCCTCGGGGATCGGCGTCTCGTGGCACCTCGCCATCTCGTCGGACTCCGAGCAGAACGTGACCGAGGACGCGACGAGCATCCTCGTGCGCGACCGCTCGTTCACCGTGCTGCGGGCCGCGCGCTCCTAG
- a CDS encoding phage holin family protein, whose translation MTDGRTPSEEKAASTSLGDLLGNVTKDVSTLMRQEIALARAEISDSAKKAGKGAGLLGGAGYAGLMAVFFLSVALMYALSYWFDNLAWAAVVVAVIWAVIGLVMYLQGRRQLKTVQGAPRTAETVKKIPEAMKRNEADR comes from the coding sequence ATGACCGACGGACGCACCCCGTCCGAGGAGAAGGCCGCGAGCACCAGCCTCGGCGACCTCCTCGGGAACGTCACGAAGGACGTCTCCACGCTCATGCGCCAGGAGATCGCCCTCGCCAGGGCGGAGATCAGCGACTCGGCGAAGAAGGCCGGGAAGGGCGCCGGCCTCCTGGGCGGCGCGGGATACGCGGGCCTCATGGCCGTGTTCTTCCTCTCCGTCGCCCTCATGTACGCCCTGTCGTACTGGTTCGACAACCTGGCCTGGGCCGCGGTCGTCGTGGCCGTGATCTGGGCCGTCATCGGCCTGGTCATGTACCTGCAGGGCCGCAGGCAGCTGAAGACCGTGCAGGGCGCGCCCCGCACGGCCGAGACCGTCAAGAAGATCCCCGAAGCGATGAAGAGGAACGAGGCAGACCGATGA
- a CDS encoding FAD-dependent oxidoreductase has product MSSEPAETQVVVIGAGQAGLSVAYHLQRLGLRMGTDAVVLDRGPTTGGAWQHRWAALRLGSAHRVADLPGMSELGISFATADRRLPARDVVRDHYARYEQHFDLRVTRPVEVRAVLDADVPPPAASRRRAAHPSDSARPLLVRATDGDRVARFVVNATGTWGAPFIPSYPGLGTFRGRQLHTSGYRAAADLRGLRVLVVGGGTSAIGFLLELEGVAARTMWSTRRPVDFLEAGELDVEAAVRAVDLQDQAARAGEALPSIVSGTGVPRTRRIVAGIRRGVLDSRGPIARFEEDGVVWADGGRDQVDAVIWATGFRPEIRHLAPLGLREKEGGVRVESGVSARDPRVFLAGYGPQASTIGANRAGRRVARQVIAALG; this is encoded by the coding sequence ATGAGCTCCGAACCGGCAGAGACCCAGGTCGTGGTCATCGGTGCCGGACAGGCCGGGCTCTCCGTCGCGTACCACCTGCAGCGGTTGGGCCTCCGCATGGGCACCGACGCCGTCGTGCTCGACCGCGGGCCCACGACCGGAGGCGCCTGGCAGCACCGCTGGGCGGCGCTCCGCCTCGGATCCGCGCACCGCGTGGCCGACCTCCCCGGCATGTCCGAGCTCGGCATCTCGTTCGCGACGGCCGATCGGCGGCTGCCGGCCCGCGACGTCGTGCGCGACCACTACGCCCGGTACGAGCAGCACTTCGACCTGCGGGTCACCCGCCCCGTGGAGGTGCGCGCGGTGCTCGACGCGGACGTCCCGCCGCCCGCCGCATCGCGTCGCCGCGCCGCCCACCCCTCGGACTCCGCCCGCCCCCTCCTCGTGCGCGCCACGGACGGAGACCGCGTCGCCCGGTTCGTCGTCAACGCCACCGGCACGTGGGGCGCGCCGTTCATCCCCTCGTACCCCGGGCTCGGGACCTTCCGGGGTCGGCAGCTGCACACGTCCGGCTACCGCGCGGCAGCCGACCTGCGGGGGCTCCGCGTGCTCGTCGTGGGCGGCGGCACCTCCGCCATCGGGTTCCTCCTCGAGCTGGAGGGCGTGGCCGCGCGCACCATGTGGTCGACGAGGCGTCCCGTCGACTTCCTCGAGGCGGGCGAGCTCGACGTCGAGGCCGCCGTGCGTGCGGTGGACCTGCAGGACCAGGCCGCGCGCGCAGGGGAGGCGCTGCCGAGCATCGTCAGCGGGACGGGCGTGCCGCGCACGCGGCGCATCGTCGCCGGGATCCGGCGCGGGGTGCTCGACAGCCGGGGGCCCATCGCGCGCTTCGAGGAGGACGGGGTCGTCTGGGCGGACGGCGGGCGTGACCAGGTCGACGCGGTGATCTGGGCCACCGGCTTCCGCCCCGAGATCCGCCATCTGGCGCCGCTGGGCCTCCGGGAGAAGGAGGGCGGCGTGCGCGTCGAGTCCGGTGTCTCCGCGCGGGACCCGCGGGTCTTCCTCGCGGGCTACGGACCGCAGGCCTCGACGATCGGCGCGAACCGCGCGGGTCGACGCGTCGCCCGGCAGGTCATCGCGGCCCTCGGCTGA
- a CDS encoding DUF3618 domain-containing protein: protein MSDNPEQIRAEIERTRNELSIDVDAVADKVTPAKVAQRQTDKVRGALSNVKDSVLGSASDARANVGDAVSGTAGGAKAKAQGNLLGLGLVAFGAGLLIAALIPASDKEKELASTVKDKAQPLVEKATDAAKDVASELKEPAQQAAAAVKDTATDSAGTVRSEAQSTAQDVQSSAQDAKQAVQVDARS from the coding sequence ATGAGCGACAACCCGGAGCAGATCCGTGCGGAGATCGAGCGCACGCGGAACGAGCTGAGCATCGACGTGGACGCCGTGGCCGACAAGGTCACGCCCGCGAAGGTGGCCCAGCGCCAGACGGACAAGGTGCGCGGCGCCCTGTCGAACGTGAAGGACAGCGTCCTCGGCTCCGCGAGCGATGCCCGCGCGAACGTCGGGGACGCCGTCTCCGGCACCGCGGGCGGCGCGAAGGCCAAGGCGCAGGGCAACCTCCTCGGCCTCGGCCTCGTCGCGTTCGGCGCCGGCCTGCTCATCGCCGCGCTGATCCCGGCGAGCGACAAGGAGAAGGAGCTCGCCTCGACCGTCAAGGACAAGGCGCAGCCGCTCGTCGAGAAGGCGACCGACGCGGCCAAGGACGTCGCGTCCGAGCTCAAGGAGCCCGCGCAGCAGGCCGCCGCGGCCGTCAAGGACACCGCGACGGACTCGGCCGGCACCGTGCGATCCGAGGCGCAGTCGACCGCGCAGGACGTCCAGTCGTCGGCGCAGGACGCGAAGCAGGCCGTGCAGGTCGACGCGCGCAGCTGA
- a CDS encoding APC family permease: MTPDPQAPESSPAKRLLIGEKLASDKLEGQLLPKHLALPIFASDPLSSVAYAPQELLLILTLGGLAFLSFAPWVAACVVILLVVVVLSYRQLIKAYPSGGGDYEVAHKNLGEKAGLVVASALLVDYILTVAVSVASGVDNIISAIPEIAPFRVEIAVFFVALLAAVNLRGVRESSKAFAVPTYLFIASVGVMIVVGLTRTALGDPPVAESAGYTVDTPALSQVAFILLLLRAFSSGCSALTGVEAISNGVPAFRTPKVKNAQATLVIMGGTAIVLFVGLTTLALIARVHYGEHPCDLQGWAECATEPQKSLMAQVAGATFGNGSVMFYLLQATTAAVLLLAANTAFNGFPLLGSVLAKDAYAPKSLLTRGDRLVYSNGMLLLALGATLILVVYQANLTQLIQLYIIGVFVSFTLGQTGMVVHWTRMLREGCANRGEVIRGLAINAFGALLTALVLIVVTITKFTHGAWLVFAIMPVLFLLMLGVNRYYRDVEKEIEVDPVTVFGSTGDHAVVLVGRMQKPVLKALDYAIAANHDSIEAVHVSVDDEATKLLERQWIEMEIEMPLRIVASPYRDISFPLIKYLKSRRAEHGSEIITVYTPVYIVGHWWETLLHNHKARRIRQKLLLVHGVTLALVPWLLDSSELIYGRRSRPVPGQDRRGEPVRPVSRRPGPPPTTPVKHTSGRQTP; this comes from the coding sequence GTGACTCCGGACCCCCAGGCTCCCGAGAGCAGCCCCGCCAAGCGGCTGCTCATCGGCGAGAAGCTCGCCAGCGACAAGCTCGAGGGCCAGCTGCTCCCCAAGCACCTCGCGCTCCCCATCTTCGCGAGCGACCCGCTCAGCTCCGTCGCGTACGCCCCGCAGGAGCTGCTCCTCATCCTCACGCTCGGCGGCCTCGCGTTCCTGAGCTTCGCGCCCTGGGTCGCGGCCTGCGTCGTGATCCTGCTGGTCGTCGTGGTGCTCAGCTACCGCCAGCTCATCAAGGCCTACCCGTCGGGCGGCGGCGACTACGAGGTGGCGCACAAGAACCTCGGCGAGAAGGCCGGCCTCGTCGTCGCGTCCGCGCTCCTCGTCGACTACATCCTCACCGTGGCGGTGTCGGTGGCCTCGGGCGTCGACAACATCATCAGCGCGATCCCGGAGATCGCGCCGTTCCGTGTCGAGATCGCGGTCTTCTTCGTCGCGCTCCTCGCGGCCGTGAACCTCCGCGGCGTGCGCGAGTCGAGCAAGGCGTTCGCGGTGCCGACGTACCTCTTCATCGCGAGCGTCGGCGTGATGATCGTCGTGGGCCTCACCCGCACCGCTCTCGGCGACCCGCCCGTCGCCGAGTCGGCGGGGTACACGGTGGACACGCCGGCCCTGTCGCAGGTCGCCTTCATCCTCCTGCTGCTCCGCGCGTTCTCGAGCGGCTGCTCGGCGCTCACGGGCGTCGAGGCCATCTCCAACGGCGTGCCCGCGTTCCGCACCCCGAAGGTCAAGAACGCGCAGGCCACCCTCGTGATCATGGGCGGCACCGCCATCGTCCTGTTCGTGGGCCTCACGACCCTCGCCCTCATCGCGCGCGTGCACTACGGCGAGCACCCGTGCGACCTCCAGGGCTGGGCGGAGTGCGCGACCGAGCCGCAGAAGAGCCTCATGGCGCAGGTCGCGGGGGCCACATTCGGCAACGGCAGCGTGATGTTCTACCTGCTGCAGGCGACCACCGCCGCCGTGCTCCTCCTCGCCGCCAACACCGCGTTCAACGGCTTCCCGCTGCTCGGCTCCGTGCTCGCGAAGGACGCCTACGCGCCCAAGTCGCTGCTCACGCGCGGCGACCGCCTCGTCTACAGCAACGGCATGCTGCTCCTGGCGCTCGGCGCGACGCTGATCCTCGTCGTCTACCAGGCGAACCTCACGCAGCTCATCCAGCTCTACATCATCGGCGTCTTCGTGTCGTTCACCCTCGGGCAGACCGGCATGGTCGTGCACTGGACCCGCATGCTCCGCGAGGGCTGCGCGAACCGCGGCGAGGTCATCCGCGGCCTCGCCATCAACGCGTTCGGCGCGCTGCTCACGGCGCTCGTGCTCATCGTCGTCACCATCACCAAGTTCACCCACGGCGCCTGGCTCGTCTTCGCGATCATGCCGGTGCTGTTCCTCCTCATGCTCGGCGTCAACCGCTACTACCGCGACGTGGAGAAGGAGATCGAGGTCGATCCGGTCACGGTCTTCGGATCCACGGGCGACCACGCGGTCGTGCTCGTCGGCCGGATGCAGAAGCCGGTGCTCAAGGCGCTCGACTACGCGATCGCGGCGAACCACGACAGCATCGAGGCGGTGCATGTGTCCGTCGACGACGAGGCGACGAAGCTGCTCGAGCGCCAGTGGATCGAGATGGAGATCGAGATGCCGCTGCGCATCGTCGCCTCCCCGTACCGCGACATCAGCTTCCCGCTCATCAAGTACCTGAAGTCCCGCCGCGCGGAGCACGGCAGCGAGATCATCACGGTCTACACGCCCGTCTACATCGTCGGCCACTGGTGGGAGACGCTGCTGCACAACCACAAGGCCCGGCGGATCCGTCAGAAGCTGCTCCTCGTGCACGGCGTCACGCTCGCGCTGGTGCCGTGGCTGCTCGACTCGTCGGAGCTCATCTACGGCCGCCGCTCGCGCCCCGTGCCCGGGCAGGACCGCCGCGGCGAGCCGGTGCGCCCGGTCTCGCGTCGCCCCGGCCCGCCGCCGACGACGCCCGTCAAGCACACCAGCGGCCGCCAGACGCCGTAG